ATTTGAAACCAAGATTCGTGAGCGCTTTCCACAACTCGGCAGTATGCGTCGTGGCGGTCACAATGAAATTCTTTCCCTTGCACATGCACTTGAGCATGCTGCTTTAGGCCTACAAGCGCAAGCTGGTTGCCCAGTGACGTTTAGCCGCACAGTTCAAACGATTGATACTGGCGTATATCAAGTAGTAGTTGAGTACATCGAAGAAGTTGTTGGTCGAATGGCTTTTGATTTAGCGGCAGCTCTTGCAGAATTAGAAGCGCTCTACGAAGATGTCCGTCTTGGCCCAAGCACTGGCTCAATCGTCGATGCCGCCGTTCAGCGCAATATCCCTTATCGCCGCATGACTGAAGGCAGCATGGTGCAGTTTGGTTGGGGTAGCAAACAAAAGCGCATTCAGGCGGCAGAGACTAGCGATACCAGTGCAATTGCTGAAGCCATTGCTCAAGATAAAGAATTAACCAAAAATTTACTGGCTGCTGCTGGCGTATCCGTACCTATCGGCGAGGTAGTAACCACTGCGGATGACGCTTGGCGTGCTGCGCAAAAAATTGGCGGCCCTATTGTGCTCAAGCCTAAAGATGGCAATCAAGGCAAAGGCGTTGTAGCCAATATTCAAACTGAAGAAGAAGTACGTGCTGGCTTTATCGTGACCCAAGCCTTTGGACGTGAAACCATTGTTGAGCGTTACCTTCCAGGCGCTGACTACCGCTTGCTCGTCGTTGGCAATCGCCTGTCTGCAGCAGCTCGTCGTGAACCTGCTCAAGTTGTTGGCGATGGCACTCATACCGTTGCAGAGCTCGTTGAAATGGAAAACAAAAATCCATTGCGCGGCGATGGCCATGCCACCGCTTTAACCAAGATTCGCTTTGATGACATTGCACTCGCACACTTAGCAAGCAATGGCCTTTCACCTCAGCACGTTCCCAAAACAGGTGAACGCGTTCTTTTACGCAATAACGCCAACCTTAGTACTGGCGGCACTGCAACTGACGTTACTGATGATGTACACCCTGATGTGGCAGCAAGCGCTGTAGCTGCCGCACAAATGATTGGCCTTGATATTGCTGGCGTAGACATCCTTTGTGAATCCATCTACAAACCATTAGAACAACAAGGTGGCGGCATTGTTGAAGTGAATGTAGCGCCTGGTTTGCGTATGCACTTAAAGCCATCCTACGGCAAAGGCCGACCTGTGGGCGAAGACATCATCAATATGATGTTCGCGCTTGGCGAGGATGGCCGCATTCCAGTGGTTGCCGTTACAGGCACCAATGGCAAGACAACTACTGTACGCCTCATCTCACACCTGCTAAATGAAACTGGCCTACGCGTCGGCATGACTGGCACTGATGGTGTTTATATCAATCATCGCCTGATCGATACCGGTGATTGCAGTGGTCCTAAGAGTGCCCGCAATGTGCTCATGCACCCTGACGTGGATGCGGCCGTTCTTGAAACTGCGCGCGGCGGATTACTGCGTGAAGGCCTAGGATTTGATCGTTGCGAGGTAGCTGCTGTTGTTACCAATATTGGTGAAGGCGACCATCTTGGTCTGAACTACATCACTAGCGTAGAAGATTTAGCCATCCTTAAACGTGTCATTGTGCAAAACGTAGCGCCTACTGGTGCTGCCGTTCTCAATGCGGCAGACCCCATGGTCGCAAAGATGGGTGACAAATGTTCTGGCCGCGTGATTTTCTTTGCCCAAAATCAACACCATCCAGTTATTACTGCGCATCGGGCTAAAAATAAGAAAGTTATCTTCTTTGATGGAACTTATATCGTTGCGTCCAAAGGCTCTCGTGTGATGTATCGCTTCCCTGTAAGCGAAATCCCACTTACGCAAAATGGCGTTCTCGGCTTCCAGGTAGAAAATGCGATGGCCGCTATTGGGGCGGCTTGGGCGCTAGGCTTAGATGCAGAAAAGATTGCGCGTGGCCTTCACAGCTTTGAGAGTGACCCCAATTCGGTACCAGGTCGTTTTAACCAATTTCAGCGCAATGGTGCTACGGTAATTGCTGACTACGGCCACAATCCTGATGCCATGCGCGCTCTTACCAGCGCTGTCGAGGCAATGAAACCGAAGCAGAGCCATGTTGTCATTAGCGGTGCAGGCGACCGTCGCGATGAAGATATCCGTGATCTAACTCGCATTTTGGGCAACTCTTTTGACAATGTCATTCTCTATCAAGACGCCTGCCAACGTGGCCGTGAAGATGGAGAAGTATTAAAGCTTTTGCAAGAAGGCTTGGTTGGTGCAACCAAAGCAAAGCAGGCCCAAGAAATTCATGGGGAATTTAAAGCAATTGATACCACCTTGAATGGTCTTGCTGCAGGTGACATTTGCCTCATCCTGATTGACCAAGTTGAAGAATCACTTGCCTACCTCAAAGAAAAGGTAAAGCCTTAAGATTTTCCCGTCTTGAGTTCTGAGTAGCAATTAAAAAGCCCAATTATTGATTGGGCTTTTTGCTGATTACTGATTACTGATTACTGCCGGAACGATCGCCTTATGAATGGTAATGCTGCAAGCGATCAATCTCTTCTTTAGATCCCAGCATGACTGAAACGCGCTCATGCAAATCGGTTGGCTGTAAATCCATAATTAATTCAGTGCCATTGGTCGATGCGCCACCAGCCTGTTCCACTAAGAAGCTCATTGGATTGGCCTCATACATCAAGCGCAATTTACCTGGCTTGTTAGGTTCACGTTGATCCCATGGATACATAAACACACCGCCACGAGATAGAACACGATGCACATCAGCCACCATCGAGGCAATCCAACGCATATTAAAGTCCTTGTCGCGGGCACCGCCAACGCCTGCTAGGCACTCTTCAACATAGCGACGCACGGGATCAGCCCAGTGGCGCATATTGGACATATTGATTGCAAACTCTTTGGTGGAATGGGCAATCGTGACAGCATCCTTAATAAGCAAGAACTCGCCGGTCACTTTATTCAAAGTAAACATCACTACGCCATCACCCAAGGTTAAAGCCATCGTGGTTTGCGGGCCATAGACTACATAACCAGCAGCAACCTGATGTCGTCCCGACAATAAGAAGTTAGAAGTCTGCAATGGTGCGCTTGGGTCTTGCTTTTTAAGAACCGAGAAAATAGTGCCGATGG
Above is a window of Polynucleobacter necessarius DNA encoding:
- the cphA gene encoding cyanophycin synthetase, which translates into the protein MEITRIRMLRGPNLWSRHTALEAIVSCEESERSIDSIPQFETKIRERFPQLGSMRRGGHNEILSLAHALEHAALGLQAQAGCPVTFSRTVQTIDTGVYQVVVEYIEEVVGRMAFDLAAALAELEALYEDVRLGPSTGSIVDAAVQRNIPYRRMTEGSMVQFGWGSKQKRIQAAETSDTSAIAEAIAQDKELTKNLLAAAGVSVPIGEVVTTADDAWRAAQKIGGPIVLKPKDGNQGKGVVANIQTEEEVRAGFIVTQAFGRETIVERYLPGADYRLLVVGNRLSAAARREPAQVVGDGTHTVAELVEMENKNPLRGDGHATALTKIRFDDIALAHLASNGLSPQHVPKTGERVLLRNNANLSTGGTATDVTDDVHPDVAASAVAAAQMIGLDIAGVDILCESIYKPLEQQGGGIVEVNVAPGLRMHLKPSYGKGRPVGEDIINMMFALGEDGRIPVVAVTGTNGKTTTVRLISHLLNETGLRVGMTGTDGVYINHRLIDTGDCSGPKSARNVLMHPDVDAAVLETARGGLLREGLGFDRCEVAAVVTNIGEGDHLGLNYITSVEDLAILKRVIVQNVAPTGAAVLNAADPMVAKMGDKCSGRVIFFAQNQHHPVITAHRAKNKKVIFFDGTYIVASKGSRVMYRFPVSEIPLTQNGVLGFQVENAMAAIGAAWALGLDAEKIARGLHSFESDPNSVPGRFNQFQRNGATVIADYGHNPDAMRALTSAVEAMKPKQSHVVISGAGDRRDEDIRDLTRILGNSFDNVILYQDACQRGREDGEVLKLLQEGLVGATKAKQAQEIHGEFKAIDTTLNGLAAGDICLILIDQVEESLAYLKEKVKP
- a CDS encoding class 1 fructose-bisphosphatase, which translates into the protein MTSSAHTNFKQYLASAKTAGAAVPSGLQELLLAVVETCSTLSHEVAQGALIGLLGSAGTGNVQGEVQQKLDIIANDLLIDGVKGCKSLAGLASEEMELPVPVQGTGDYLLLFDPLDGSSNIDVNVSIGTIFSVLKKQDPSAPLQTSNFLLSGRHQVAAGYVVYGPQTTMALTLGDGVVMFTLNKVTGEFLLIKDAVTIAHSTKEFAINMSNMRHWADPVRRYVEECLAGVGGARDKDFNMRWIASMVADVHRVLSRGGVFMYPWDQREPNKPGKLRLMYEANPMSFLVEQAGGASTNGTELIMDLQPTDLHERVSVMLGSKEEIDRLQHYHS